A genomic region of Catalinimonas niigatensis contains the following coding sequences:
- a CDS encoding sigma-70 family RNA polymerase sigma factor, producing the protein MRQLKISKQITNRESQSLDKYLQEIGRVELISADMEAELAKRIREGDQVALEKLTKANLRFVVSVAKQYQHQGLTLGDLINEGNLGLIKAAKRFDETRGFKFISYAVWWIRQSIMQSLAEQSRIVRLPLNRVGSVNKIHQAFSALEQKYQREPSPEEIAEVLEVTADEVRANMKMSGRHLSMDAPFVNGEENGLLDVLENDSEATPDSELMHDSLRRELARALSTLTQRESDVLIYYFGLNGGQAMTLEEIGEKFNLTRERVRQIKEKATRRLRHTSRSNSLRPYLG; encoded by the coding sequence ATGAGACAACTCAAGATAAGCAAACAAATCACTAACCGGGAAAGCCAATCCCTGGATAAGTACTTACAAGAAATAGGCAGGGTAGAACTGATCTCCGCAGATATGGAGGCAGAACTTGCCAAAAGGATAAGAGAAGGAGATCAGGTAGCCCTCGAGAAATTGACCAAAGCCAATCTGCGCTTTGTGGTATCTGTAGCCAAGCAGTACCAGCATCAAGGGCTTACATTGGGTGACTTGATCAATGAGGGAAACTTAGGATTGATCAAAGCCGCAAAGCGTTTTGATGAGACTAGGGGTTTTAAATTCATCTCTTATGCCGTATGGTGGATACGTCAGTCCATTATGCAATCGCTGGCTGAGCAGTCACGGATTGTACGCCTGCCCTTAAATCGTGTAGGCTCAGTGAATAAAATACATCAGGCATTTTCTGCCCTTGAACAAAAATATCAGCGAGAGCCAAGTCCGGAGGAAATCGCAGAAGTACTGGAAGTTACAGCAGATGAGGTGAGGGCCAATATGAAAATGTCGGGTCGTCATCTTTCTATGGATGCTCCTTTTGTAAATGGAGAAGAGAATGGGCTTTTGGATGTACTTGAGAATGACAGCGAAGCCACACCTGATTCCGAGCTAATGCATGATTCATTGCGAAGGGAATTGGCCCGTGCGCTTTCTACGCTTACCCAAAGAGAATCAGATGTACTCATTTATTATTTTGGGCTAAATGGTGGCCAGGCCATGACACTGGAAGAAATAGGTGAAAAATTTAATCTTACCAGAGAACGTGTACGCCAGATCAAAGAAAAAGCTACCCGTAGGCTCAGACATACATCGCGCAGTAATTCTTTGAGGCCATATTTGGGTTAA
- a CDS encoding cold-shock protein, with translation MKEGTVKFFNHSKGFGFIKPSDSGADIFVHSSGLIDEIEENDKVEYEEEQGKKGLNAVNVKVI, from the coding sequence ATGAAAGAAGGTACAGTAAAATTTTTTAATCACTCAAAAGGCTTTGGGTTTATTAAGCCATCTGATTCAGGTGCAGACATTTTTGTTCATTCAAGTGGACTTATCGATGAGATAGAAGAGAACGACAAAGTGGAGTATGAAGAAGAACAAGGAAAAAAAGGTCTGAACGCAGTCAATGTGAAAGTTATTTAA
- the groL gene encoding chaperonin GroEL (60 kDa chaperone family; promotes refolding of misfolded polypeptides especially under stressful conditions; forms two stacked rings of heptamers to form a barrel-shaped 14mer; ends can be capped by GroES; misfolded proteins enter the barrel where they are refolded when GroES binds) yields MSKEIIFNASAREKIKQGVDKLANAVKVTLGPKGRNVLIQKKFGAPMVTKDGVSVAKEIELKDRIENMGAQLVKEVASKTADDAGDGTTTATVLAQAIFQHGLKNVAAGANPMDLKRGIDLAVKAVVGSLKKHSKPIDSTKEIAQVASISANQDEVIGEMVADAMEKVGREGVITVEEAKGTETEVIVVEGMQFDRGYMSPYFVTETKNMEAILEDAYVLISEKKISSMKELLPILEEAAQTSRPLLIIAEDLEGEALATLVVNKIRGTLKVAAVKSPGFGDRRKAMLEDIAVLTGAIVISEEKGYKLANATLDYLGRAEKIIIDKDNTTIVSGKGEKDDIQDRINQVKAQIKSTTSDYDKEKLQERLAKLSGGVAILKVGASTEVEMKEKKDRVEDALHATRAAVEEGVVAGGGVAYVRTLSDLEGLTGENTDQNTGINVIRLALEAPLRAIVQNAGLEGSVVLAKVKAGKGDFGFDAKENDYVQMLSAGILDPTKVTRLALVNAASIASLLLTTECVVTDLPEKTQSSAESIGDMEDY; encoded by the coding sequence ATGTCAAAAGAAATCATATTTAATGCCTCGGCCCGTGAGAAAATCAAACAAGGGGTAGATAAGCTTGCCAATGCTGTTAAAGTTACTCTTGGCCCTAAAGGCCGCAATGTATTGATCCAGAAAAAATTTGGAGCACCCATGGTTACTAAAGATGGTGTATCTGTGGCGAAAGAAATTGAGTTGAAAGACAGAATTGAAAATATGGGAGCACAACTTGTAAAAGAGGTGGCCTCAAAAACTGCTGACGATGCAGGGGATGGAACTACTACGGCCACTGTGCTTGCACAGGCTATTTTTCAACATGGTTTAAAAAACGTGGCTGCAGGCGCTAATCCTATGGATTTGAAGCGGGGAATAGATTTGGCGGTAAAAGCAGTAGTAGGAAGCCTTAAGAAACATTCCAAACCCATTGATAGTACAAAAGAAATTGCCCAGGTAGCAAGTATATCTGCCAACCAGGATGAAGTTATCGGTGAAATGGTGGCGGATGCTATGGAAAAAGTAGGTAGAGAAGGGGTAATCACCGTAGAGGAAGCGAAAGGTACGGAAACCGAGGTAATAGTAGTAGAGGGAATGCAGTTTGACAGAGGGTACATGTCACCCTATTTTGTGACAGAGACCAAAAATATGGAGGCCATATTGGAAGATGCCTACGTTCTGATTAGTGAAAAAAAGATTTCCTCCATGAAGGAGTTACTTCCTATACTAGAAGAAGCTGCCCAAACTTCCAGACCTTTACTGATCATTGCTGAAGATTTAGAAGGGGAGGCTCTGGCTACACTGGTAGTAAACAAAATAAGAGGCACCCTCAAGGTTGCCGCTGTAAAATCACCCGGATTTGGCGACCGCAGAAAAGCGATGTTGGAAGATATTGCAGTGCTTACCGGTGCAATCGTCATTTCAGAAGAAAAAGGATACAAACTAGCCAACGCAACCCTTGATTATCTCGGAAGAGCCGAAAAAATAATCATTGACAAAGACAATACAACCATCGTCAGTGGTAAGGGAGAAAAAGACGATATTCAGGACAGGATCAATCAGGTCAAAGCGCAGATTAAATCTACTACTTCTGATTATGACAAAGAAAAACTACAGGAGAGACTGGCAAAGTTATCCGGTGGTGTAGCTATCCTGAAGGTAGGAGCAAGCACGGAAGTAGAAATGAAAGAGAAAAAAGATAGGGTAGAAGATGCTCTTCATGCCACCAGAGCAGCAGTAGAAGAAGGTGTGGTGGCCGGTGGAGGGGTAGCTTATGTACGTACATTAAGCGATTTGGAGGGACTAACAGGAGAAAACACGGATCAGAATACAGGAATTAACGTCATTAGACTTGCACTGGAAGCACCCTTGAGGGCCATCGTACAGAATGCTGGCCTGGAAGGTTCAGTAGTATTGGCTAAAGTCAAAGCTGGTAAAGGTGATTTTGGTTTTGATGCCAAAGAGAATGACTATGTACAAATGCTGAGTGCAGGCATTCTTGATCCTACTAAAGTAACACGGCTAGCCCTGGTAAATGCAGCTTCAATTGCTTCCCTCTTACTGACTACCGAATGCGTTGTCACAGATTTACCAGAAAAGACTCAGTCTTCAGCAGAGTCCATAGGTGATATGGAGGATTATTAA
- a CDS encoding PAS domain-containing sensor histidine kinase → MKKKNKPGDFNFLHKLAEQAKHVIFAFDIKSNQFLYLNPYFEELWQLKREEVMSNPAVLLSAIHAEDKEFVESTYQELLSEINNKNKRGKDIEFRIYSLDDSVRWLRFNSFMYEEHSDQRIIAGMIENITDLKEHTHLLNKFAAKKNAVLEILSHDLSRPLTNIQSLSGILADELKPYNEKEIDKIIGMIAESSKRGINLIRTFVQQEFLESAQAKLIKKRVNIVHECKMVMDQYQEEEQMVGKTFYFEASSDAISMRIDDAKFMQVINNLLSNAIKFTQEGGVITVRVLEEDDHVLITVEDDGVGIPKHLQEGLFDRFSKARREGLKGEPSTGLGMSIIKNIVEWHKGKIWFESKEQKGTIFYIKLPKK, encoded by the coding sequence ATGAAAAAAAAGAATAAGCCGGGAGATTTTAATTTTTTACATAAACTGGCAGAACAAGCCAAACATGTCATTTTCGCTTTTGATATAAAATCTAATCAGTTTCTATATCTCAATCCTTATTTTGAGGAACTCTGGCAGTTAAAAAGAGAAGAGGTAATGAGTAATCCTGCTGTCCTTTTATCCGCTATTCATGCTGAGGATAAGGAATTTGTAGAGAGTACCTATCAGGAACTGTTGAGTGAGATAAATAACAAAAATAAGAGAGGTAAAGATATAGAATTTCGTATTTACTCACTTGATGATAGTGTTCGCTGGCTACGTTTCAACTCCTTTATGTATGAAGAGCATTCTGACCAACGAATCATAGCAGGTATGATAGAAAACATTACAGATTTAAAAGAACATACGCACCTGCTGAATAAGTTTGCTGCTAAAAAAAACGCGGTCCTTGAAATTCTTTCCCATGATTTGTCTCGCCCCCTGACTAATATACAAAGTTTATCTGGCATACTTGCTGATGAGTTGAAGCCTTATAATGAAAAAGAAATTGACAAGATCATAGGCATGATTGCCGAATCCAGTAAACGAGGCATCAATCTGATCCGGACATTTGTGCAACAGGAGTTTTTGGAATCAGCCCAGGCAAAGTTGATAAAGAAAAGAGTAAATATTGTGCATGAGTGTAAAATGGTGATGGATCAGTATCAGGAGGAAGAGCAAATGGTAGGAAAAACTTTCTATTTTGAAGCAAGCAGCGATGCCATCAGCATGAGAATAGATGATGCTAAATTTATGCAGGTAATCAATAATCTGCTTTCTAATGCTATCAAATTTACCCAGGAGGGTGGGGTGATTACAGTGCGTGTATTGGAAGAAGATGATCATGTATTGATAACCGTAGAAGATGACGGTGTTGGCATTCCCAAACATTTGCAGGAAGGTTTATTTGATAGATTTTCTAAAGCCCGAAGAGAAGGATTGAAAGGAGAGCCTTCCACAGGGCTGGGGATGTCTATTATCAAAAATATTGTAGAGTGGCACAAAGGCAAAATATGGTTTGAGAGCAAAGAGCAAAAAGGCACAATATTTTATATCAAATTACCTAAGAAGTAA
- a CDS encoding NYN domain-containing protein, producing MEIDLKLAVLIDGDNIPSAYIKEMMEEIAKYGNPTIKRIYGDWTKPHLSKWKNLLLENAITPIQQYGYTSGKNATDSAMIIDAMDILYSEKVNGFCLVSSDSDFTRLATRLREAGMRVFGIGEKKTPDPFIVACDKFIYLEILQDQSKETESDQNKEKPSKKSDVDKITPKVIRLISATISDLADDDGWAFLGDVGNLLQKKQPNFDSRNYGFQKLTPLIKSINKFEVEQRENQKGKFKLIYVRNKE from the coding sequence ATGGAAATAGATTTAAAGCTTGCGGTATTGATCGATGGAGACAATATTCCCTCTGCTTATATCAAAGAAATGATGGAAGAAATCGCCAAGTATGGTAATCCTACCATCAAAAGAATTTACGGAGACTGGACCAAGCCTCATCTCTCCAAATGGAAAAACTTACTTCTGGAAAATGCCATCACGCCTATACAACAATATGGCTATACCTCAGGGAAAAATGCTACTGATTCGGCCATGATTATTGATGCTATGGATATCCTGTATTCTGAAAAAGTGAATGGCTTTTGTCTGGTATCCAGTGATAGTGACTTTACCCGACTGGCAACACGCCTGAGAGAAGCTGGCATGCGGGTGTTTGGCATAGGCGAAAAGAAAACTCCCGATCCGTTTATCGTAGCCTGCGATAAATTTATTTATCTGGAAATCCTTCAAGATCAATCCAAAGAAACAGAATCGGATCAGAACAAAGAAAAACCCTCCAAGAAAAGTGATGTAGATAAAATCACACCTAAAGTAATCCGCTTAATTTCAGCCACTATCTCGGATTTGGCTGATGATGACGGGTGGGCTTTCTTGGGAGATGTAGGAAATTTACTACAAAAAAAACAACCTAACTTTGATTCCCGGAATTATGGATTTCAGAAATTAACCCCTTTGATAAAATCAATCAACAAATTTGAGGTGGAGCAAAGGGAAAATCAAAAAGGGAAATTCAAACTGATCTATGTGAGAAATAAAGAATAG